GTGTTTTGATGGAAATTATCCAGTTTTATAAAAAAAGAGGGGGCGGGAGGCCCCCCACTGATGGCTCCAGCAGGGCATTGTTAGTAAGCACTAACCAAAATATAATATAATACGAATATTCTAAAAAAGCAACCCTCTCGGAGGATAGATTGAAAGTAGAAGAAGTAATAAAAAAAATAAAAGAAAAAAATCTTGATTCATTTTTTGTCTCAAGCAGAGCCAATGTTTTTTATCTGTCCCATTTCAGTTCCTCAAACGCATTTATTCTGCTGACCCAAACAGAAAAATTTTTTATCACAGACAGCAGATACTATGAGGCAGCAAAAGAAGTTCTCAAAAACTGGAATGTAATCCAGCTTGGCGAAAAAAATAAAAACCAGATAGACCATCTGAGAGAGATACTCAACGAATACGGAGGGGAAAAAGTCGGATTTGAGGAGGACAGAACAACAATAGCTTTTTATAAAAAACTTGTGAATAAAGAAGGAAGTAAAACTGAAAGTCTAAAATGTCAGCTTGTAGGATTTTCAGGATTTTTTGACCAGTTTAGAGTTTCAAAAACAGAAGAGGAGATCCAGATAATAAAAGAGGCTGTAAAAAAAACAGACAGAGTGTTTGAAAGCATACTTCCCCTTATTCCATCAGCCAAAAATGAGCTTGACCTGAGGAGAATGATAATAAATGAGATATTCCTGCAGGGGGGAACAGGTGAGAGCTTTCCGTCTATTGTTGCATCAGGTAAAAATTCTGCCATACCACACCATGAAACCTCATACGATCCTGTTGAAAAAAACAACCCTGTTTTGATAGATATGGGAATGATGTATAAAGGATACTGCTCAGATTTTACAAGGGTTATTTTTTACGGTGAGGTTGATCCAGAGATAGAAAAGATATACCAGATAGTAAAAGAAGCTCATATAACCGCTGTTGAAAAAGTAAAGGCTGGCATTTCTGTAAGAGAAATAGACAAAGCAGCAAGAGATATTATAAAAAAATACGGCTATGGTGATTACTTCCTCCACTCAACAGGTCACGGTGTTGGGATAGAGATACATGAACCACCAAGGGTTTCAGAAA
This portion of the Persephonella sp. genome encodes:
- a CDS encoding Xaa-Pro peptidase family protein gives rise to the protein MKVEEVIKKIKEKNLDSFFVSSRANVFYLSHFSSSNAFILLTQTEKFFITDSRYYEAAKEVLKNWNVIQLGEKNKNQIDHLREILNEYGGEKVGFEEDRTTIAFYKKLVNKEGSKTESLKCQLVGFSGFFDQFRVSKTEEEIQIIKEAVKKTDRVFESILPLIPSAKNELDLRRMIINEIFLQGGTGESFPSIVASGKNSAIPHHETSYDPVEKNNPVLIDMGMMYKGYCSDFTRVIFYGEVDPEIEKIYQIVKEAHITAVEKVKAGISVREIDKAARDIIKKYGYGDYFLHSTGHGVGIEIHEPPRVSEKSEEILQENTVITIEPGIYIPHKGGVRLENIVVVRKNRAEVLTETPLDQVV